The sequence CGAAAACTCTCGGGGTTAATCAACTGCAGTGGCAGGGTTTCGGCCAATTGCGCCGTGCTGCGCACGCTCTGGCCATCAATCCGAATCTGATAATCCGCCTCTTTGCCTCGGGTAATGCCCATCGAGCGTTGAGCACCGGCATGCAAATTCAGGTCAGCAAAAACCGTGCACTGTTGCTGTTCATACTGAATCACTGGGTTGAGGCGAGTACTGCGGAACGAACGGGCCAGGCCCAAAATATGAATGGCTTCGAGCAAACTGGTTTTGCCGCTGCCGTTGGCGCCGGAAATGATGTTGATGCGTGGGGAGGGATGGAGAGTCACCGGGTGCAGATTACGCACCGCGGTGACTGACAGACGCTTTAATGGCATCGAGCGTTCAAAGACGCATAGGCATGACAACGTAGAGGCTGTCGTCAGACTCGGACTCCTGGATCAGGGCACTGCTATTGGCATCGGACAGGATCATCTTGATCTGCTCGTTGCTCAGGACGTTCATTACGTCCAGCAGGTAGCTGACGTTGAAACCGATCTCCAGCGAATTACCGCTGTAGTCGACCACGATATCTTCTTCAGCCTCTTCCTGCTCCGGGTTGTTGGCCTGGATTTTCAGCTGCGCTTCGCTGAGCATCAGACGAATACCACGGTACTTTTCGTTGGACAGAATCGCCGTACGGCTGAAAGCATTACGCAGCGTCTGGCGATCAGCCAGGATAATCTTGTCGCCACCGCGCGGCAGGACCCGCTCGTAATCAGGGAATTTGCCATCGACCAGCTTCGAGGTGAAAGTGAAGTCGCCGGTAGTGGCGCGGATATGATGGGTACCCAACACGATATTGACCAGATCGTCAGCCTCACCGAGCAGCCGCGCCAGTTCAAGAATCCCCTTGCGCGGAACGATCAGTTGATAACGTTCCTGGTAGTCGATGCCAGCATCGACAGTACACATGGCCATCCGGTGACCATCAGTTGCTACTGCGCGCAGTTGGCCCTTGTTGATTTCCAGCAACATGCCGTTGAGGTAATAACGCACGTCCTGCTGGGCCATGGCGAAACTGGTCCGCTCAATCAGCCGACGCAGTTTGCTTTGACCAATGGCAAAGCTCATGGCCCCCGGGCCGTCTTCAACATTGGGGAAATCGCTGGCAGGCAGGGTAGCCAGGGTAAAGCGGCTGCGCCCGGCCTTGATCAGGGCCTTGTTGTCTTCAACCTTAAGAGTCAGTACAGAGTCATCAGGTAGCGACTTGCAGATATCCATCAGCTTGCGCGCCGGTACGGTGATTTCGCCGTCGACCGCTGCCTCTTCCAGATTGATGCGGCCAACCAGTTCGACTTCCAGATCG is a genomic window of Halopseudomonas phragmitis containing:
- the dnaN gene encoding DNA polymerase III subunit beta, with amino-acid sequence MQFTIPREALLKPLQLVAGVVERRQTLPVLSNVLLVVDGNTLSMTGTDLEVELVGRINLEEAAVDGEITVPARKLMDICKSLPDDSVLTLKVEDNKALIKAGRSRFTLATLPASDFPNVEDGPGAMSFAIGQSKLRRLIERTSFAMAQQDVRYYLNGMLLEINKGQLRAVATDGHRMAMCTVDAGIDYQERYQLIVPRKGILELARLLGEADDLVNIVLGTHHIRATTGDFTFTSKLVDGKFPDYERVLPRGGDKIILADRQTLRNAFSRTAILSNEKYRGIRLMLSEAQLKIQANNPEQEEAEEDIVVDYSGNSLEIGFNVSYLLDVMNVLSNEQIKMILSDANSSALIQESESDDSLYVVMPMRL